A window from Nothobranchius furzeri strain GRZ-AD chromosome 17, NfurGRZ-RIMD1, whole genome shotgun sequence encodes these proteins:
- the homer1b gene encoding homer protein homolog 1b isoform X4, with protein MEDGELVIRLPGRSDSPVGSRGFSAGGGLGETLVLRHKEVHHFFFVPFREQPIYSTRAHVFQIDPNTKKNWLPASKHAVTVSYFYDSTRNVYRIISLDGTKAIINSTISPNMTFTKTSQKFGQWADSRANTVYGLGFSTEHHLSKFAEKFAEYKEAARLAKEKSQEKMEMATSPSQESPAGELSSPLTPVTPPMESINGTDDICDTTPNSDPRPEPTQNALAFAHRDQLKTCRVCSF; from the exons ATGGAGGATGGCGAGTTAGTGATCAGGTTGCCGGGACGATCTGACTCCCCCGTGGGCAGTAGGGGTTTCAGTGCTGGTGGTGGTCTTGGCGAGACCCTGGTGTTGCGGCACAAAGAGGTTCACCACTTCTTCTTTGTTCCCTTCAGGGAGCAGCCCATCTACAGCACGAGGGCCCACGTCTTCCAGATCGACCCCAACACCAAGAAGAACTGGCTGCCGGCCAGCAAGCACGCCGTCACCGTTTCCTACTTCTACGACAGCACGCGCAATGTCTACCGCATCATCAGCCTGGACGGCACCAAG GCAATAATCAACAGCACCATCAGCCCCAACATGACGTTCACAAAGACTTCACAAAAGTTCGGTCAGTGGGCCGACAGTCGAGCGAACACCGTCTACGGACTGGGGTTCTCCACTGAACACCATCTGTCCAAG TTTGCAGAGAAGTTTGCAGAGTACAAGGAGGCAGCACGGCTCGCCAAGGAGAAAAGTCAGGAGAAGATGGAGATGGCCACCTCTCCTTCTCAG GAGTCTCCGGCAGGTGAACTCTCCTCCCCTCTGACCCCTGTGACCCCACCCATGGAAAGTATCAATGGTACAGATGACATCTGCGACACAACTCCCAACTCAGACCCTCGTCCAGAACCGACACAGAATGCCCTGGCCTTCGCACACAG GGATCAGCTTAAGACTTGTCGGGTCTGCTCTTTCTGA